In a genomic window of Stegostoma tigrinum isolate sSteTig4 chromosome 45, sSteTig4.hap1, whole genome shotgun sequence:
- the LOC132207350 gene encoding probable G-protein coupled receptor 139 isoform X2 has protein sequence MAYPIVWQIEDVFYPLISAIGVPTLASAASSISVWFTVTFTSDRFVAICYERLKSKFCTERTAAAFLAAVTVLGCLESLPWYFANSASYIIDDIEWGCLLKSSFYTSPAWAAFEIINYILTPCVPFFLILLFNVLTVRRILVSSQIRRSLRGQRSGEKHKDVELQNRQKSITLLFSISGSFVLLWLTKLLFSIYARIMDIRTYDYSDKDPYFVADHTAKMLQVLSSCTNTFIYTVSQTKFRSELMNAMTYPFRKIIKLWNRLKSLNHVN, from the exons ATGGCATATCCAATTGTCTGGCAAATAGAAGATGTTTTCTATCCTCTTATTTCAGCCATTGGTGTTCCTA CCCTGGCATCAGCAGCCTCATCGATTTCTGTCTGGTTCACAGTCACATTCACTTCtgatcgatttgtagccatttgCTATGAGAGATTGAAATCCAAATTTTGCACCGAGAGAACTGCAGCGGCATTCCTTGCAGCGGTGACTGTGTTGGGCTGCCTGGAGTCTCTACCCTGGTATTTTGCTAATAGCGCATCATACATCATTGATGATATTGAATGGGGTTGCCTACTTAAATCGAGTTTTTACACTTCCCCTGCATGGGCTGCATTTGAAATCATCAACTACATTTTAACACCTTGTGTGCCATTCTTTCTGATCTTGCTGTTCAATGTGCTGACTGTCAGACGTATTTTAGTGAGCAGTCAGATCCGCAGAAGTCTCCGTGGCCAAAGAAGTGGAGAGAAACACAAAGATGTGGAGTTGCAAAACCGGCAGAAGTCCATCACTTTGCTGTTCAGTATATCAGGCAGTTTTGTACTTTTGTGGTTAACCAAGCTTCTCTTCAGTATTTATGCACGAATTATGGATATCCGAACTTATGACTACTCCGACAAAGACCCTTACTTTGTCGCAGATCACACAGCGAAGATGTTGCAAGTGCTCAGCTCCTGCACCAACACGTTTATTTATACTGTGAGCCAGACGAAGTTCAGGTCCGAACTGATGAATGCAATGACATACCCCTTCAGGAAAATTATTAAATTGTGGAACAGATTGAAGAGTTTGAATCATGTGAATTAA
- the LOC132207350 gene encoding probable G-protein coupled receptor 139 isoform X1 has translation MAYPIVWQIEDVFYPLISAIGVPINLVAVIILARGKCGLSKCLTCYLIGMAVADLLVVVFDAILIYTSLIYFPNSFARLTPFCRLFTALASAASSISVWFTVTFTSDRFVAICYERLKSKFCTERTAAAFLAAVTVLGCLESLPWYFANSASYIIDDIEWGCLLKSSFYTSPAWAAFEIINYILTPCVPFFLILLFNVLTVRRILVSSQIRRSLRGQRSGEKHKDVELQNRQKSITLLFSISGSFVLLWLTKLLFSIYARIMDIRTYDYSDKDPYFVADHTAKMLQVLSSCTNTFIYTVSQTKFRSELMNAMTYPFRKIIKLWNRLKSLNHVN, from the exons ATGGCATATCCAATTGTCTGGCAAATAGAAGATGTTTTCTATCCTCTTATTTCAGCCATTGGTGTTCCTA TTAACTTGGTCGCAGTTATCATCCTGGCCCGAGGAAAGTGTGGTCTGTCCAAGTGCCTCACTTGCTACTTGATTGGAATGGCAGTGGCTGATCTCCTTGTCGTTGTTTTTGATGCCATCTTGATATACActtctttaatttattttccaaattcaTTCGCGAGGCTTACTCCCTTCTGTCGTCTTTTTACAGCCCTGGCATCAGCAGCCTCATCGATTTCTGTCTGGTTCACAGTCACATTCACTTCtgatcgatttgtagccatttgCTATGAGAGATTGAAATCCAAATTTTGCACCGAGAGAACTGCAGCGGCATTCCTTGCAGCGGTGACTGTGTTGGGCTGCCTGGAGTCTCTACCCTGGTATTTTGCTAATAGCGCATCATACATCATTGATGATATTGAATGGGGTTGCCTACTTAAATCGAGTTTTTACACTTCCCCTGCATGGGCTGCATTTGAAATCATCAACTACATTTTAACACCTTGTGTGCCATTCTTTCTGATCTTGCTGTTCAATGTGCTGACTGTCAGACGTATTTTAGTGAGCAGTCAGATCCGCAGAAGTCTCCGTGGCCAAAGAAGTGGAGAGAAACACAAAGATGTGGAGTTGCAAAACCGGCAGAAGTCCATCACTTTGCTGTTCAGTATATCAGGCAGTTTTGTACTTTTGTGGTTAACCAAGCTTCTCTTCAGTATTTATGCACGAATTATGGATATCCGAACTTATGACTACTCCGACAAAGACCCTTACTTTGTCGCAGATCACACAGCGAAGATGTTGCAAGTGCTCAGCTCCTGCACCAACACGTTTATTTATACTGTGAGCCAGACGAAGTTCAGGTCCGAACTGATGAATGCAATGACATACCCCTTCAGGAAAATTATTAAATTGTGGAACAGATTGAAGAGTTTGAATCATGTGAATTAA